A window of Dickeya zeae NCPPB 2538 contains these coding sequences:
- a CDS encoding ATP-binding cassette domain-containing protein produces MANTDSCLLEVENLSIWRRNGQPNVLVHPLSFSMQRERVALVGESGAGKSLLAWALMGLLPYECQMRAERLELAGQDLLRFSSTQWRQWRGRRVAMVMQEPKQALNPMRTIGWQMEEPLRLHTRLPRQERQERVLESLNAVGLAESGGVLACYPHQISGGMAQRVMLAMAMITQPDLLIIDERTFALDRETRVQVLSLLDHLLTEHHMGLLLISHDLPLVVHHCSHILVMRQGHLVDTLAASQLPNATHPYTRMLWHSQPGKHTHGQILPMMPDEPEGTA; encoded by the coding sequence ATGGCAAACACTGACTCCTGCTTGCTGGAGGTTGAAAACCTGTCGATCTGGCGTCGTAACGGCCAGCCGAACGTGCTGGTGCATCCGTTGTCATTCAGTATGCAGCGAGAACGGGTGGCGCTGGTGGGCGAGTCTGGCGCGGGAAAATCGCTATTAGCCTGGGCGCTGATGGGGTTGCTGCCGTATGAATGTCAGATGCGGGCGGAGCGGCTTGAGCTGGCCGGGCAGGATCTGTTGCGATTTAGTTCGACGCAGTGGCGGCAATGGCGTGGCAGACGTGTGGCGATGGTGATGCAGGAGCCAAAACAGGCATTAAATCCGATGCGCACGATAGGCTGGCAAATGGAGGAGCCGCTACGGCTGCATACCCGCTTGCCGCGCCAGGAAAGACAAGAGCGCGTGCTGGAGAGCCTTAACGCTGTTGGCCTGGCGGAGTCCGGTGGGGTGTTGGCTTGTTATCCTCACCAGATTTCCGGCGGGATGGCACAGCGGGTAATGTTGGCCATGGCGATGATTACCCAGCCGGATCTGTTGATTATCGACGAACGCACCTTTGCGCTGGATAGAGAAACCCGGGTGCAGGTGCTGTCGTTACTCGACCACCTGCTCACCGAGCATCACATGGGGCTACTGTTGATTAGCCATGATTTACCGCTGGTTGTTCACCACTGTTCTCACATACTGGTGATGCGCCAGGGCCATTTGGTGGATACGCTGGCCGCCTCGCAGCTACCGAATGCGACACACCCCTACACCCGGATGCTCTGGCATTCCCAGCCGGGTAAACACACGCACGGGCAGATATTGCCGATGATGCCGGACGAACCAGAAGGAACGGCCTGA
- a CDS encoding ABC transporter substrate-binding protein, giving the protein MKAWFAVLLTLIFSLPARALTPDDTLVVAISLNSIISFDPAESFETVSSSCLTSLYQGLVTSSRDNPTQLKPALALDWHPGPDGRSLTFTLDPGAVFASGNPVQADDVIYSLTRAVKLNKTPAFILNELGWEPGNIEAQFRKIDDQHLEIRWTRNIGGELVLRLLSASVALIVDSKVVEKHSENGDFGNKWLKTHSAGSGSYHIRHYLPQQALLLESNPYARRPPILPRVILKDVADPSVRRLLLLQGDADVAYDLGADQFSALERHPDVTVQMTSGTKIYYLGFNTRSKTASFLGQPAFWQAARWLVDYQSIAQQLLKKQFQVHQNFLPQGFDGALEEEPFRLDVAKARQILRDAGIAAGSRFTLLVANQPPYVEVAQALQDSFARADIRIDLQMVAESELWTRMRSGRFEAVFTYWGPDYVDPNSNASAFALSQPGTLAGRLGWPAPELSQMTRAAAAQCDPQARRDTYQQLQRAVRDDSPFVLILQGRRLVAIRNTLVNARQSVTNSMLYFDEISKAKAVPSK; this is encoded by the coding sequence ATGAAGGCATGGTTTGCCGTTTTACTGACGCTGATATTCAGCCTGCCAGCGAGAGCATTGACACCGGACGATACGCTGGTCGTCGCGATTTCCCTGAACAGTATTATCAGTTTTGATCCCGCGGAAAGTTTTGAAACCGTCAGCAGCAGCTGTCTTACCTCACTGTATCAAGGGCTGGTTACCAGCAGTCGTGATAATCCCACCCAACTGAAACCGGCGTTAGCGCTCGACTGGCATCCCGGCCCGGACGGGCGAAGCCTGACGTTTACCCTGGACCCCGGTGCAGTATTCGCTTCCGGTAACCCGGTACAGGCTGATGATGTGATTTACTCACTGACCCGGGCGGTAAAGCTGAATAAAACACCGGCGTTTATTCTTAATGAACTGGGGTGGGAACCGGGCAACATCGAGGCGCAATTTCGCAAAATCGACGATCAGCACCTGGAAATACGCTGGACCCGTAATATTGGCGGCGAACTGGTGTTACGGCTGTTGTCGGCCAGTGTCGCGCTGATTGTCGACAGTAAAGTGGTGGAAAAACACAGTGAAAACGGTGATTTTGGCAACAAGTGGCTAAAGACGCATTCGGCAGGCAGTGGCAGTTATCACATTCGACACTATTTGCCGCAGCAGGCTTTGTTGCTGGAGAGTAACCCCTACGCCCGTCGTCCGCCGATATTACCGCGGGTGATTTTGAAAGACGTGGCCGACCCGAGTGTGCGACGCCTGTTGCTGCTACAAGGCGATGCGGATGTGGCTTACGATCTGGGGGCGGATCAATTCAGTGCTCTGGAGCGTCACCCCGACGTGACGGTGCAAATGACATCAGGCACCAAAATCTACTATCTGGGCTTTAATACGCGCAGCAAGACGGCATCGTTTCTCGGGCAACCCGCGTTTTGGCAGGCGGCACGCTGGCTGGTTGACTACCAGAGCATTGCGCAGCAGTTGTTGAAAAAGCAGTTTCAGGTGCATCAAAATTTTTTGCCTCAGGGGTTTGATGGTGCGCTGGAGGAAGAACCGTTTCGGCTGGATGTGGCGAAAGCGCGCCAGATATTGCGCGATGCCGGGATAGCGGCGGGTAGCCGGTTTACCTTGCTGGTGGCGAATCAACCGCCGTATGTGGAGGTGGCGCAGGCGTTGCAGGACAGTTTCGCCCGCGCCGATATTCGTATTGATCTACAGATGGTAGCAGAAAGCGAACTGTGGACGCGTATGCGTAGTGGTCGCTTTGAGGCGGTATTTACCTACTGGGGGCCAGACTATGTTGACCCCAACAGTAATGCCAGCGCGTTCGCGCTTAGCCAGCCCGGTACGTTGGCCGGGCGGTTGGGATGGCCGGCCCCGGAACTTAGCCAGATGACCCGCGCGGCGGCGGCGCAGTGCGATCCGCAGGCGCGGCGTGATACTTACCAGCAATTGCAACGGGCGGTCAGGGATGACTCGCCGTTCGTGCTCATATTGCAGGGACGGCGACTGGTCGCGATACGCAATACGCTGGTGAATGCTCGCCAGAGCGTGACCAATTCCATGCTCTATTTTGATGAAATCAGCAAGGCGAAGGCGGTGCCATCAAAATGA
- a CDS encoding ABC transporter permease, producing the protein MRWTFLFPVNRQPARRRVVLNSINVCFFMLTLLTLVALFAPWLAPFDPYTHNVIQRLQPPGPAHWLGTDGFGRDLLSRVIYGTRPVLIMVALILIITIPVGLLVGVGAGYLGGWIDRVLMRLTDIMLALPGLVIALSLVAVLGPGLLHGALALALSAWPQFARQARAETMALRNSEFLVAARMQGINGWRLMYGHVLPLCLPGALARAAMTPGNMILAAAGLGFLGLGAPPPMAEWGAMVAEGSNVMLEQWWVATMPGLAIFLTSLTFNLLGNALRDRLDPRYGKH; encoded by the coding sequence ATGAGGTGGACATTCCTGTTCCCGGTTAACCGCCAGCCAGCGCGCCGTCGCGTTGTGCTCAACAGTATCAATGTGTGTTTTTTTATGCTGACGTTGCTCACGCTGGTGGCGCTTTTCGCCCCCTGGCTGGCACCGTTTGATCCCTATACCCACAATGTCATACAGCGCTTGCAACCGCCGGGCCCGGCACATTGGCTGGGGACCGACGGTTTTGGTCGTGACCTGTTATCACGGGTGATTTACGGTACCCGTCCCGTATTGATAATGGTGGCGCTAATTCTCATCATCACGATTCCTGTCGGGCTGCTCGTGGGGGTGGGCGCAGGGTATCTGGGCGGTTGGATAGATCGGGTGTTGATGCGATTAACCGATATCATGCTGGCACTGCCGGGGCTGGTGATTGCGCTGTCGCTGGTCGCGGTGCTGGGGCCGGGATTGTTGCATGGCGCGCTGGCGTTGGCGTTAAGCGCCTGGCCGCAGTTTGCCCGACAGGCGCGCGCCGAAACGATGGCGCTGCGTAACAGTGAGTTTCTGGTGGCGGCTCGTATGCAAGGCATTAACGGATGGCGACTGATGTACGGCCACGTGCTGCCGTTGTGTCTGCCCGGTGCGCTGGCCCGTGCGGCGATGACGCCAGGCAATATGATTTTGGCCGCGGCTGGCCTGGGTTTTTTGGGGCTGGGGGCACCGCCGCCGATGGCGGAATGGGGCGCGATGGTAGCGGAGGGCAGTAATGTGATGCTGGAACAGTGGTGGGTTGCCACGATGCCGGGGTTAGCGATTTTCCTTACCAGCCTGACCTTCAATTTACTGGGCAACGCACTGCGCGACAGACTGGACCCTCGTTATGGCAAACACTGA
- a CDS encoding chloride channel protein: MSEIMSEKVSGNLSPRFRFAIALLLTGILSGLGGMLLALLLHTIQHLAYGYSVDHIISKESFLQGVSAAEPTRRFLALLAGGLVAGFGWYALYRYGRRLVNINAALQADNPDMPIKETIIHALLQIVTVALGSPLGREVAPRELGALAATHLSRALRMTPEDTRLLIACGAGGGLAAVYNVPLSGALFVVEVLLARVQLKTCLAAFFTCATAALIARVALGDEYQYHLTMPLTVSSDLTVWALICGPIFGVAAYGFTRLTRHARQHSPRDAWLIITNLLNFALLGVLVIMLPQLAGNGKGPAELSFTSQLSVSMALLLLGCKVLVQWSSLRAGAQGGLLTPGLANGALLAVALGGIWSWFFPDNQPGAYAVIGAAAFLATSMKMPITSLVLIMELTHVSDDFFAPMALCITGAVGTNMLIENLTADKK; encoded by the coding sequence ATGTCCGAAATAATGTCCGAGAAAGTGTCCGGGAACCTGTCCCCGCGTTTTCGTTTTGCCATCGCACTGCTGCTAACCGGCATTCTGTCTGGTCTTGGCGGTATGTTATTGGCGCTGTTGCTCCACACCATTCAACACCTGGCCTATGGTTACAGTGTGGACCATATCATCAGCAAGGAGAGTTTTTTACAGGGAGTCAGTGCGGCAGAACCCACCCGCCGGTTTCTTGCCTTGCTGGCAGGCGGGCTGGTGGCCGGGTTCGGCTGGTATGCGCTCTACCGTTATGGTCGTCGGTTGGTCAACATCAACGCGGCATTACAGGCCGATAATCCTGACATGCCGATAAAAGAAACCATCATCCATGCCTTACTACAAATTGTGACCGTAGCGCTCGGCTCACCGCTGGGCCGGGAAGTAGCACCGCGTGAGCTGGGTGCGTTGGCCGCCACCCATCTCTCGCGGGCATTACGCATGACCCCGGAAGACACCCGGTTGCTGATTGCCTGTGGTGCCGGAGGTGGCCTGGCGGCGGTGTATAACGTTCCGTTAAGCGGTGCGCTGTTTGTTGTGGAAGTTCTGCTGGCACGCGTTCAGCTCAAAACCTGTCTGGCCGCCTTTTTCACCTGTGCGACTGCTGCCTTGATAGCCCGTGTCGCGTTGGGTGATGAATACCAATACCACCTGACAATGCCGCTGACGGTATCCAGCGACCTGACTGTCTGGGCGCTGATCTGTGGGCCGATATTCGGGGTTGCCGCCTATGGGTTTACCCGCCTCACCCGCCATGCCCGGCAGCATTCGCCGCGAGACGCCTGGCTGATTATCACTAACCTGCTCAACTTCGCGTTGCTGGGGGTCCTGGTGATCATGCTGCCGCAACTGGCTGGCAACGGTAAAGGACCGGCGGAACTGAGCTTCACCAGCCAGCTGTCGGTATCGATGGCGTTACTGCTATTAGGGTGCAAGGTGTTGGTACAATGGAGCAGTTTACGCGCTGGTGCGCAAGGCGGCCTGCTGACACCGGGTCTGGCGAACGGCGCGTTACTGGCGGTGGCGTTGGGCGGTATCTGGTCGTGGTTCTTCCCGGATAATCAGCCGGGTGCCTATGCCGTCATTGGTGCCGCCGCGTTTCTGGCGACATCGATGAAAATGCCGATCACCAGTCTGGTGCTGATTATGGAGCTGACTCATGTCAGTGATGATTTCTTTGCGCCCATGGCGCTGTGTATTACCGGCGCGGTCGGTACCAACATGCTGATTGAGAACCTGACGGCAGATAAAAAATAA
- a CDS encoding ABC transporter ATP-binding protein, whose translation MHEPMAVVVEHVSVAHWQGYQRHDVVHNASFTVLQGECFGLAGPSGSGKSSLLWALAGLNPHRSGTMTLLGQPIHPGQSFGPELRRQVQMVFQDPYASLHPRHTLRKTLSDPLRLMGLVDVDERLAQGMGQLGLHCYLLDNYPHQLSGGQRQLMALLRTLLMQPRLLLLDDATSALDMLGQARVFNVLTRLRESGDLTMILVSNDRNVMEHMCERVLWMQDGRLQSH comes from the coding sequence ATGCACGAACCGATGGCCGTGGTAGTCGAACACGTGAGCGTAGCGCACTGGCAGGGGTATCAGCGCCATGACGTTGTGCATAACGCCAGTTTCACGGTGCTGCAGGGCGAGTGTTTCGGGTTGGCCGGGCCATCCGGCAGCGGCAAGTCTTCGCTATTGTGGGCGCTGGCCGGGCTGAATCCCCACAGGTCGGGAACGATGACATTGCTTGGGCAGCCGATACATCCCGGTCAGTCATTTGGGCCGGAATTGCGGCGACAGGTACAGATGGTCTTCCAGGATCCCTACGCGTCGTTGCATCCACGTCATACTCTGCGTAAAACCCTGAGCGATCCATTGCGGCTGATGGGCCTTGTCGATGTTGATGAGCGACTGGCGCAAGGGATGGGGCAACTGGGTCTGCACTGCTATCTGCTGGATAATTACCCGCATCAGTTGTCTGGTGGACAGCGCCAACTGATGGCGTTATTGCGAACGCTACTGATGCAACCGCGCCTGCTGCTGCTCGATGATGCCACCTCAGCGCTGGACATGCTCGGGCAGGCGCGGGTGTTCAATGTACTCACGCGCCTGCGGGAGAGCGGAGACCTGACCATGATCCTGGTCAGTAATGATCGCAATGTGATGGAACATATGTGCGAACGCGTGTTGTGGATGCAGGACGGCAGGCTACAATCCCACTGA
- a CDS encoding ABC transporter permease: MSSFYQQIWGTAARPGKVLGGFLSLCLTLLGLLFFTFLLTHLASVDQVLPVTGEHASDATDSQVRQQLGLDKPLWLQFWDYLYALMQGDFGVSRTTSQPVLDDLLRTFPATFELATCAIVLGFGGGITLALLSALKPGGVLDYLVRGVTLLGYSVPVFWIGLLSLLLFYSVLHWSAGPGRVDDIYQYSAELPTGFVLFGNWNNDLMMLRNALAHLWLPACVLGFVSMASIARMLRTALLEESGKEYVTLARAMGASQWRILLFHILPNIQTVMVTVLMLSYASLLEGAILVETVFSWPGVGRYLTTALFAADIPAVLGATLLIGVCFILLNALADALIFLLDPRTR; encoded by the coding sequence ATGAGTTCATTTTATCAACAGATATGGGGAACTGCGGCGCGTCCCGGCAAGGTGCTGGGTGGTTTCCTTTCACTATGCCTGACGCTCCTGGGCCTGTTATTTTTTACCTTCCTGTTAACCCATTTGGCATCGGTCGATCAAGTGTTGCCCGTCACGGGAGAGCATGCCAGTGATGCCACTGATAGCCAGGTGCGCCAGCAACTGGGGCTCGACAAGCCATTGTGGCTGCAATTCTGGGATTACCTTTACGCGCTGATGCAGGGCGATTTCGGCGTATCGCGTACCACCTCACAACCGGTGCTGGACGATTTACTGCGTACCTTTCCCGCGACCTTTGAACTGGCGACCTGCGCTATCGTGCTCGGGTTTGGCGGGGGGATCACGCTGGCACTGTTATCGGCGCTGAAACCCGGCGGCGTGCTGGACTATCTGGTGCGCGGGGTGACGTTGCTGGGTTATTCCGTACCAGTATTCTGGATTGGGTTACTGAGCCTGCTGCTGTTTTACTCGGTGTTGCACTGGTCTGCTGGCCCCGGACGAGTCGATGACATTTATCAGTATTCGGCAGAATTACCGACCGGATTTGTGCTGTTTGGCAACTGGAATAACGATCTCATGATGCTTCGCAATGCGCTGGCGCACCTGTGGCTGCCTGCCTGCGTACTGGGGTTTGTATCAATGGCCAGCATCGCGCGGATGTTGCGCACAGCGCTGCTGGAAGAGAGTGGCAAAGAATACGTCACGCTGGCCCGTGCGATGGGGGCCAGTCAGTGGCGGATCCTGCTTTTCCATATCCTGCCCAATATTCAGACGGTCATGGTGACGGTATTGATGCTGTCTTACGCCAGCTTGCTGGAAGGGGCGATTCTGGTAGAAACGGTATTCTCCTGGCCCGGCGTAGGGCGCTACCTGACGACGGCGCTGTTTGCCGCCGACATTCCGGCGGTACTGGGGGCGACGCTGTTGATTGGGGTCTGTTTCATCCTGCTCAATGCACTGGCGGATGCGCTGATCTTTTTGCTGGACCCCCGCACACGATGA
- a CDS encoding methyl-accepting chemotaxis protein: MRNNQPVTQREYVFDKDATLMSVTDVNSHIVYANDAFIEVSGFEPDEIDGQPHNFVRHPDMPVEAFRDMWQTLKQQEPWTALVKNRRKNGDHYWVRANAVPIVRQGRTTGYMSVRTQPSRQDVDAAEKLYQTMRSDQGKNLKLQKGVLFRTGLTGVFSRLKLMSMRWRLRGIITLTTLISYIASWALHGDFDSDFYITSAFMTGMMLLLDGLLEWQLIKPIEMVKQQALDIATGNVTTLDYGSRGDEIGTIQRAIGQLGLMFRWLVDDISTQVLNIRSASDELAHGSEDMSDHAERTAANVQQTAAAMNEINTTVQTNTTTTSEASQQASTACDAAISGGRVIGEMEKTMDSIVASSEKIAGITSIIDNIAFQTNILALNAAVEAARAGEQGKGFAVVAGEVRNLAQRSASAANEIKQLIESSVAQVRTGSTHVRDAGNSTQNIVTRVNSVSQLIAHIADSTKEQTVGLSEIGRAVEELEQITQKNASQVNACAQASDQLKQQARRLEQALHVFR; the protein is encoded by the coding sequence ATGCGCAACAACCAGCCAGTCACACAAAGGGAATATGTTTTTGACAAGGATGCCACGCTCATGTCGGTCACCGACGTGAATAGCCATATTGTTTATGCCAACGATGCGTTTATTGAGGTCAGTGGTTTTGAGCCTGATGAAATTGATGGGCAACCGCATAATTTCGTTCGTCACCCGGATATGCCGGTCGAAGCCTTTCGCGACATGTGGCAAACACTCAAGCAGCAAGAACCCTGGACAGCACTGGTCAAGAACCGCCGCAAAAACGGCGATCACTACTGGGTACGTGCCAACGCCGTTCCGATTGTGCGCCAGGGACGCACGACCGGATATATGTCCGTGCGTACCCAACCTTCCCGTCAGGATGTGGACGCGGCGGAAAAACTGTATCAAACCATGCGTAGCGATCAGGGTAAGAACCTGAAATTACAAAAAGGGGTACTGTTTCGCACCGGTCTGACCGGGGTGTTTTCACGTCTGAAACTGATGTCAATGCGCTGGCGCTTGCGCGGGATTATCACGTTGACGACGTTGATAAGCTACATCGCGTCCTGGGCACTTCATGGCGATTTTGACTCCGATTTTTATATTACCAGTGCGTTTATGACCGGCATGATGCTACTGCTGGACGGCTTACTGGAGTGGCAGTTAATCAAACCGATTGAAATGGTCAAACAACAGGCACTGGATATCGCCACTGGCAACGTCACCACTCTCGATTATGGTAGTCGCGGCGATGAAATTGGCACCATCCAGCGTGCTATCGGACAACTGGGGTTGATGTTTCGCTGGCTGGTGGATGACATCAGCACGCAGGTGCTGAACATCCGTTCCGCCAGCGACGAGCTGGCCCACGGCAGTGAGGACATGAGTGACCACGCCGAACGTACCGCGGCGAATGTGCAGCAAACCGCCGCTGCCATGAACGAGATCAATACCACAGTGCAGACCAACACCACGACCACCAGCGAAGCCAGTCAACAGGCCTCCACCGCCTGTGATGCCGCCATCAGCGGCGGTCGGGTCATTGGCGAGATGGAAAAAACCATGGACAGCATTGTCGCCAGTTCGGAGAAAATCGCCGGTATTACCTCCATCATCGATAACATCGCCTTCCAGACCAATATCCTGGCACTGAACGCCGCCGTGGAGGCCGCGCGCGCTGGCGAACAAGGGAAAGGGTTTGCCGTGGTAGCTGGCGAAGTGCGTAATCTGGCACAGCGCAGCGCCAGTGCAGCCAATGAGATTAAGCAGTTGATCGAATCCAGTGTGGCACAGGTTCGCACCGGTTCCACCCATGTGCGGGACGCAGGCAACAGTACGCAGAACATCGTCACCCGAGTAAATAGCGTCAGCCAGCTGATTGCGCATATTGCGGATTCGACCAAAGAACAAACGGTTGGGCTGTCTGAAATCGGCCGTGCGGTGGAAGAACTGGAACAGATAACCCAGAAGAATGCGTCTCAGGTCAATGCCTGCGCACAGGCGTCTGATCAGTTAAAACAACAGGCACGCCGACTGGAACAGGCATTACACGTATTCCGTTAA
- a CDS encoding metallophosphoesterase, producing MVNVKPPPAYQRISGVDWRHIFVVGDLHGCYPLLMAALDQAGFDTGCDLLVSVGDVIDRGPQSLACLDLLQQPWCRAVRGNHEQMALDALNDAGRIALWRANGGDWFFRLEEQQQELARHGLLQAAQWPYVIDIETTTQRTVVAHADYPADAYQFDQPLPWAQVLWNRQRLRQAMAGIGKPIVGADAFLFGHTPLRTPLTFGNIHYIDTGAVFGGELTLYCVQRDGKACDGK from the coding sequence ATGGTCAATGTTAAACCACCGCCAGCCTATCAACGTATTAGCGGCGTCGACTGGCGACATATCTTTGTTGTGGGCGATCTACACGGTTGTTATCCGCTGTTGATGGCGGCACTGGATCAGGCCGGGTTTGATACCGGTTGCGATCTGCTGGTGTCCGTCGGCGATGTTATCGATCGCGGCCCTCAAAGTCTGGCCTGTCTTGATTTGTTGCAACAGCCGTGGTGTCGCGCCGTGCGGGGTAATCATGAGCAGATGGCGTTGGATGCGTTAAACGATGCCGGGCGTATTGCGTTGTGGCGGGCCAATGGCGGCGACTGGTTTTTCAGGCTCGAGGAACAACAACAGGAGCTGGCTCGTCACGGGTTGTTACAGGCGGCGCAATGGCCTTATGTCATCGACATCGAAACCACAACCCAGCGTACGGTGGTGGCGCATGCCGATTATCCGGCCGACGCCTACCAGTTTGATCAGCCGCTGCCCTGGGCGCAGGTGTTATGGAATCGGCAACGACTCCGCCAGGCGATGGCAGGGATCGGCAAGCCTATTGTCGGCGCAGACGCTTTTCTGTTTGGTCACACGCCGTTGCGAACGCCGCTGACGTTCGGGAATATCCACTATATCGATACCGGTGCGGTATTTGGCGGTGAGCTGACGCTGTATTGTGTTCAACGAGACGGGAAAGCCTGTGACGGGAAATAA